In Candidatus Defluviibacterium haderslevense, the following are encoded in one genomic region:
- a CDS encoding acyl carrier protein, producing MSTIAERVKKIIIDKLGVEEAEVTNEASFVNDLGADSLDTVELIMEFEKEFDTSIPDDQAEKIQTVGNAIEYLEANCK from the coding sequence ATGTCAACAATCGCAGAAAGAGTTAAAAAAATTATCATCGATAAGCTTGGGGTAGAAGAAGCTGAAGTCACTAATGAAGCTAGCTTTGTTAACGACCTTGGAGCTGATTCTTTGGATACGGTAGAACTCATTATGGAATTTGAAAAAGAATTCGATACTTCTATTCCAGATGATCAAGCTGAAAAGATCCAGACTGTGGGAAATGCCATAGAATATCTGGAAGCTAATTGCAAATAG
- a CDS encoding DUF4292 domain-containing protein produces the protein MIGSFNFYTVFGFCSLLLLFGCHRQKSLVTKEHIPMLTLDSMISIIQKNQIFNDFTAKGRLNYSDAENHQEVQLTLQCQSDRGIVIGVRKLGFEIARILLKKDSVTWIDRFNQTWSCQALQTWLDKYHLPVDYYFIQDLLISGIYLSDYLHYNLVVNPNEYLLHGTSELFSINNELERKTYIPRKTKMILEDRKVNISIIQTLLLEQKNIPSHLSFDVTDPKSGDIKIDIQWKELSLKPIEKLKFEIPSHYSEVVYE, from the coding sequence ATGATAGGGAGTTTTAACTTTTATACCGTTTTTGGATTTTGTTCTCTCTTATTACTTTTTGGGTGTCATAGACAAAAAAGTTTGGTGACCAAGGAACATATCCCTATGTTAACATTGGATTCAATGATTTCTATTATTCAAAAGAATCAAATTTTTAATGACTTTACAGCTAAGGGAAGACTCAATTATTCAGATGCAGAAAATCATCAGGAAGTTCAACTTACCCTTCAATGTCAAAGTGATCGGGGCATAGTAATTGGTGTAAGGAAATTGGGTTTTGAAATAGCGAGAATTTTGTTAAAAAAAGACAGTGTCACATGGATTGATAGATTTAATCAAACCTGGAGTTGCCAAGCCCTTCAGACATGGTTAGATAAGTATCATTTACCGGTGGATTATTATTTTATACAAGATCTTTTAATTAGTGGAATTTATTTATCAGATTATTTACATTATAATTTAGTGGTGAATCCTAATGAATACTTATTACATGGAACTTCTGAATTATTTAGTATTAATAATGAATTGGAGCGTAAAACGTATATACCTAGAAAAACGAAAATGATTCTTGAAGATAGAAAAGTCAATATAAGTATTATCCAAACATTGTTGTTAGAACAAAAAAATATTCCAAGTCATCTTTCATTTGATGTGACCGATCCAAAATCCGGAGATATTAAAATTGACATTCAATGGAAAGAATTATCATTGAAGCCAATTGAAAAGCTAAAATTTGAAATTCCAAGTCATTATAGCGAAGTTGTATATGAATAG
- the fabF gene encoding beta-ketoacyl-ACP synthase II — MRRVVVTGIGVLSPIGNNQQDFLNGLQHGISGAGLITRFDASLFKTRFACELKNFNPEDFLDRKEARKLDPFAQYALVVAEEAMKDSGIELEKVNRMKFGVIWGSGIGGFYTLETDISEAALLTGPPRYSPFLIPKLISDIAPGHISIKYGLMGINYGTVSACASSSHAISNAYDYIKYGKANLILTGGSEAAITRAGVGGFSSMKALSERNDDFSTASRPYDRDRDGFVLGEGAGALILEEYEHAKARGAKIYAEIVGTGLSADAYHITAPHPDGIGAKAAMELALEEANMNPDQIDYINTHGTSTPLGDIAEVKAIQHVFGEDVYKLNISSTKSMTGHLLGAAGAIESIAGILGMNHHFVPPTINHVTDDPALDPKLNFTFNEAQEKVINAFISNTFGFGGHNSSVIFKRC; from the coding sequence ATGAGACGTGTAGTTGTTACAGGTATTGGTGTTTTATCACCGATTGGCAATAATCAGCAAGATTTCTTAAATGGCTTGCAGCATGGTATTTCAGGTGCAGGACTCATTACTAGATTCGATGCTTCTTTATTTAAAACCCGATTTGCTTGTGAACTTAAAAACTTTAATCCTGAAGATTTCTTAGATCGTAAAGAAGCCAGAAAGCTAGATCCTTTTGCTCAATACGCTTTAGTTGTAGCCGAAGAAGCGATGAAAGATTCCGGAATTGAGTTAGAAAAAGTGAATCGCATGAAATTTGGGGTTATTTGGGGAAGTGGGATTGGTGGTTTTTATACCTTAGAAACTGATATTTCAGAGGCTGCATTACTAACTGGTCCTCCCAGATATAGTCCGTTTCTAATTCCAAAGTTAATATCCGATATTGCTCCTGGCCATATTTCTATAAAATACGGTTTGATGGGCATTAATTATGGCACCGTTTCAGCCTGTGCTTCGTCTAGTCATGCCATTTCTAATGCTTATGACTATATTAAGTACGGCAAAGCAAATCTTATATTAACGGGGGGATCAGAGGCCGCTATAACCCGTGCTGGTGTAGGTGGATTTAGTTCTATGAAAGCACTTTCTGAAAGGAATGATGATTTTTCTACTGCTTCAAGACCATATGATCGAGATCGGGACGGTTTTGTATTAGGAGAAGGTGCCGGAGCTCTAATTTTAGAAGAATATGAACATGCTAAAGCAAGGGGTGCTAAAATCTATGCAGAAATTGTTGGAACCGGCCTTTCTGCAGACGCATACCATATTACTGCTCCTCACCCTGATGGCATTGGAGCAAAAGCTGCAATGGAATTAGCACTTGAGGAAGCTAATATGAATCCGGATCAAATAGACTATATCAATACACATGGTACATCTACTCCTTTGGGAGATATTGCAGAAGTAAAGGCCATTCAGCATGTTTTTGGTGAAGATGTTTATAAATTAAATATTAGCTCAACCAAATCCATGACTGGTCACTTATTAGGAGCAGCAGGAGCTATTGAGAGTATTGCAGGAATATTGGGAATGAATCATCATTTTGTCCCTCCTACAATTAATCATGTTACTGATGATCCGGCACTTGACCCAAAACTTAATTTTACTTTCAATGAGGCTCAAGAAAAAGTGATTAATGCTTTTATCAGTAACACTTTTGGATTTGGTGGTCATAATAGTTCAGTGATATTTAAAAGATGTTAG
- a CDS encoding peptidoglycan DD-metalloendopeptidase family protein produces the protein MNRICFYLPMLLKSCGFLFLFIGLTGLIVPIQKNERIEVLKKQIQQVESILEQSNQEKKEFIKTAQLIQTQIQNRNELVKEMSTELANYTKNLLNLQNSNALQINQLKSYKEAYFKTLRDKWKFKLSNPSQIDLFSTGNLDPSNLKWIWINQLERQKKLQYEVLYQSQKALIEKQNEYASKINEHKLLIENQTKEFTKLDEDLEHQKMLVLEIQKKQAQWITELNVYKKEKAQLDIAVSNAIDLSTKTPSYVNHPIGDQKWRFPLKNGVITSRFGTQKDKINKGILIQNNGIDIQSQNSFVSVVQPAEVIQIRQLPNGSYMVLTRNDNHYLVYSNLDKVLVKQGEWLESGNNLGECKQVANGSHELHFEIWKGKKVLDPAKFIQ, from the coding sequence ATGAATAGAATCTGTTTTTATTTACCAATGCTGTTAAAAAGCTGTGGCTTTTTATTTTTGTTTATTGGTTTAACCGGACTCATAGTACCTATTCAAAAAAATGAACGTATTGAAGTATTAAAAAAACAAATTCAACAAGTTGAATCTATATTAGAACAATCAAACCAAGAAAAAAAGGAATTCATTAAAACCGCACAGCTCATACAAACACAAATTCAAAATAGGAATGAATTGGTTAAGGAAATGAGTACAGAGTTGGCTAATTATACAAAGAATTTATTGAACCTTCAAAATTCAAATGCTTTGCAAATTAATCAACTTAAATCCTATAAAGAAGCTTATTTTAAAACGCTAAGAGATAAATGGAAATTTAAGTTAAGTAATCCTTCTCAAATAGATTTATTTTCAACGGGTAATTTGGATCCTAGTAATCTTAAATGGATTTGGATTAATCAATTGGAACGACAAAAAAAACTTCAATATGAAGTCTTATACCAATCCCAAAAGGCATTGATTGAAAAACAAAATGAGTATGCTTCTAAAATTAATGAGCACAAATTACTTATAGAAAATCAGACCAAAGAATTTACAAAACTAGATGAAGATCTAGAACATCAGAAAATGCTGGTCTTAGAAATTCAAAAAAAACAAGCTCAATGGATAACAGAGCTAAACGTTTATAAAAAAGAAAAGGCACAATTGGATATAGCCGTCTCGAATGCTATTGACCTTTCTACTAAAACGCCATCTTATGTTAACCATCCAATTGGTGATCAAAAATGGAGATTTCCATTAAAAAATGGTGTTATTACTTCCCGCTTTGGTACCCAAAAGGATAAAATAAATAAGGGTATTTTGATTCAAAATAACGGTATTGATATTCAATCCCAAAATTCATTTGTTTCTGTAGTCCAACCCGCCGAAGTCATTCAAATTCGTCAACTTCCAAATGGAAGCTATATGGTATTAACCAGAAATGATAACCACTATCTAGTGTATTCCAATTTAGATAAAGTTTTAGTAAAACAAGGAGAATGGTTAGAATCAGGAAATAACCTCGGAGAATGTAAACAGGTAGCGAATGGTTCACATGAGCTTCATTTTGAAATATGGAAAGGGAAAAAAGTACTCGACCCTGCAAAGTTTATTCAATAA
- the rfbA gene encoding glucose-1-phosphate thymidylyltransferase RfbA, with amino-acid sequence MKGIILAGGQGTRLYPLTLAMSKQLMPIYDKPMIYYPLSTLMLAGIKDILIISTPRDLPMFEALLGDGSQIGISIVYKEQAVANGLAQAFVIGKEFIGDDSVCLILGDNLFYGHKVPDLLRESTNPDGGIVFAYPVADPERYGVVEFDGDLNAKSIEEKPSNPKSNFAVPGIYFYDNQVISIAEQLKPSPRGEYEITDVNLHYLKLGKLKVGVLGRGVAWLDTGTHESLMQASQFIQVIEERQGLKIGCIEEVAYLMNYIDREGLSREAEKLKKSIYGEYLMKLLRMT; translated from the coding sequence ATGAAAGGAATTATTTTAGCGGGAGGCCAGGGAACAAGACTCTATCCTTTGACTTTAGCGATGAGTAAACAACTCATGCCTATATATGACAAACCAATGATCTACTATCCATTATCGACCCTTATGTTGGCTGGTATTAAGGATATATTGATTATTTCTACACCACGAGATTTACCCATGTTTGAAGCATTATTAGGTGATGGTTCTCAAATTGGTATATCGATTGTTTACAAAGAACAAGCTGTAGCAAATGGATTAGCCCAAGCTTTTGTGATTGGAAAAGAATTTATTGGAGATGATTCCGTTTGTCTAATTTTAGGAGATAATTTATTCTACGGACACAAGGTGCCGGATCTGCTTCGAGAAAGTACTAATCCGGATGGAGGTATAGTTTTTGCTTACCCAGTTGCTGATCCGGAAAGATATGGTGTGGTCGAGTTTGATGGAGACCTAAATGCCAAATCAATTGAAGAAAAACCTTCAAATCCTAAATCAAACTTTGCAGTTCCGGGAATTTACTTTTATGACAATCAAGTCATTTCTATAGCTGAGCAATTAAAACCTTCACCTAGAGGTGAATATGAAATTACTGATGTCAATTTACATTATTTGAAATTAGGAAAACTTAAGGTTGGAGTTTTGGGAAGAGGCGTTGCTTGGTTGGATACGGGAACTCATGAATCGTTAATGCAGGCATCCCAATTCATCCAAGTTATTGAGGAACGTCAAGGACTTAAAATTGGTTGTATTGAAGAGGTGGCCTATCTAATGAACTATATAGATCGTGAAGGTCTTAGTCGTGAAGCCGAAAAACTTAAAAAAAGTATTTATGGTGAATATTTAATGAAGCTCTTGAGAATGACATAA
- a CDS encoding BrxA/BrxB family bacilliredoxin, with protein sequence MYPIELVRPMSQELEQIGFESLQSAEKVTEKMNDKTGTTLLVVNSVCGCAAAYARPGVRISLENEAKPDKLVTVFAGVDTVATAKAREFLLPYPPSSPCIALFKDGRLVHMLERHHIEGRSAQMIADNLKTAFSMYCN encoded by the coding sequence ATGTACCCGATAGAATTAGTCCGACCAATGTCTCAAGAACTTGAGCAAATTGGATTTGAGAGTTTACAATCTGCCGAAAAAGTTACTGAAAAGATGAATGATAAAACAGGCACTACACTGCTTGTCGTTAATTCTGTTTGTGGATGTGCTGCTGCTTATGCGAGACCTGGCGTCCGTATTTCATTGGAAAATGAAGCTAAGCCAGACAAATTGGTTACTGTTTTTGCAGGAGTTGATACGGTCGCAACAGCAAAAGCACGAGAATTTCTATTGCCTTATCCACCATCATCTCCTTGTATTGCTTTATTTAAAGATGGTAGGCTCGTACATATGTTAGAAAGACATCACATTGAAGGCAGATCCGCTCAAATGATTGCTGACAATTTGAAAACCGCATTTTCCATGTATTGTAATTAA
- the pyk gene encoding pyruvate kinase produces MMHLNTKIVATVGPSCSSFEALRDLALEGVSVFRLNFSHGTHEDHAKIIDHICQINNQYEVHIGIMADLQGPKLRIGQMHDNGLLVAPGDILTFKDEKCIGTKEQIYMSYDYFARDVRPGEKILIDDGKLVFEVVDTNNTDTVHLKCLYGGILSSNKGVNLPDTEVSLPCLTEKDLMDLDFILTKPVNWIALSFVRKPEDVEDLQSRIEKAGHYAKVIAKIEKPEAIKNIDKIIKVSNAIMVARGDLGVEMPIEKLPTIQKMIINKCIQRARPVIVATQLMDSMINNPSPTRAEVTDVANAVLDGTDAVMLSAETSVGKHPVIVVKAMNKIIAEAEDHYSFQTRRPNSSDKSSTFINDVVCFNAAKTAEDIGAKAIIGLTISGYTAFKTSSYRPNCPIYMFSSAAHMLGTLNLVWGVHCYFYDKMSSTDETVEDLVQILKFYGKLFPGDLVVNTGSMPIDKKLRTNMLKVTEVE; encoded by the coding sequence ATGATGCATCTAAATACCAAAATAGTGGCTACTGTAGGGCCTTCTTGTTCAAGTTTTGAGGCTTTAAGAGACCTTGCTTTGGAGGGTGTTTCGGTCTTTAGGCTTAATTTTTCCCATGGAACACACGAAGATCATGCTAAAATTATAGATCATATATGTCAAATAAATAATCAATATGAAGTCCATATTGGGATTATGGCTGACCTTCAAGGGCCTAAATTAAGGATCGGTCAAATGCATGATAATGGACTTTTGGTCGCCCCAGGAGACATTTTAACCTTTAAAGATGAAAAATGTATAGGGACTAAGGAGCAGATCTATATGAGTTATGATTATTTTGCCAGAGATGTAAGACCCGGTGAAAAAATCCTGATTGATGACGGAAAACTGGTCTTTGAGGTGGTAGATACCAATAATACAGATACCGTTCACCTCAAATGCTTATATGGAGGAATTTTATCTTCAAATAAAGGAGTTAATTTACCCGACACTGAAGTTAGCCTTCCCTGTCTAACAGAAAAGGACTTAATGGACTTAGATTTTATTTTAACCAAACCAGTGAATTGGATCGCATTATCTTTTGTCAGAAAACCAGAAGATGTTGAAGATTTACAAAGTAGGATTGAAAAAGCAGGCCATTATGCTAAAGTTATAGCAAAGATTGAAAAACCTGAGGCCATTAAAAATATTGACAAAATTATTAAGGTTAGTAATGCCATTATGGTTGCCAGAGGGGACTTAGGAGTTGAAATGCCTATTGAAAAATTGCCTACGATCCAGAAAATGATCATAAATAAATGCATCCAAAGAGCTAGACCTGTCATTGTGGCTACCCAGTTAATGGACAGTATGATTAACAATCCCAGTCCGACCAGAGCAGAAGTAACGGATGTGGCTAATGCGGTATTAGACGGGACTGATGCAGTAATGCTCAGTGCTGAAACTTCGGTTGGAAAACATCCTGTAATCGTAGTGAAAGCTATGAACAAGATCATAGCCGAAGCTGAAGATCACTATAGTTTCCAAACCAGGAGGCCTAATTCCTCAGATAAATCATCAACCTTTATCAATGATGTAGTTTGTTTTAATGCCGCCAAAACTGCTGAGGATATTGGTGCAAAAGCGATCATTGGACTAACCATATCCGGTTATACAGCATTTAAAACTTCATCTTATAGACCTAATTGTCCAATATACATGTTTTCAAGCGCAGCTCATATGCTTGGAACATTAAATTTAGTATGGGGTGTTCATTGTTATTTTTATGATAAAATGAGCTCTACGGATGAAACAGTAGAAGATTTGGTTCAAATACTTAAATTCTATGGAAAACTTTTTCCTGGAGATCTGGTCGTTAATACCGGTAGTATGCCAATTGATAAGAAGCTCAGAACGAACATGTTAAAAGTTACTGAGGTGGAATAA
- a CDS encoding metal-dependent hydrolase, translating into MDSITQMVLGAACGEAVLGKKIGNKALVWGAVAGTIPDLDVMANFFMGELDSLAFHRGPMHSLLFAGLMPFLLSWLVLKFYKSGIYNNPYYKKISFVLASLLFIAIAGILSFLVIYLVQWNGIFVPILLIIGLFFLIKTIYNNYVCKNQDAPSASYFEWTGLFFLSIVTHPLLDALTTFGTQLFWPFSNYRVAISNIAILDPIYTLPFLGTVIACGLFDKSDRRRSQINWIGICVSSAYMMGTLITKNHVDQVMKMSLEKQQIQVDKSMSCPTILNNILWFAIAKKDTSYYCGYYSIFDKEAKIDSIYRIDQNKKLLAPYIQQKSLQILTWFSADYYNAMDMGNDKIQYNDLRYGTFSFRFDRPKDYIFHFNLVKKGNEIQVSSERDRPVQSRAELIQFWNRIKGY; encoded by the coding sequence GTGGATTCAATTACTCAAATGGTTTTAGGGGCTGCCTGTGGAGAAGCAGTTCTTGGAAAAAAAATTGGAAATAAGGCCCTTGTTTGGGGTGCTGTTGCTGGAACTATTCCAGATTTAGATGTGATGGCCAATTTTTTTATGGGAGAATTGGATTCACTAGCCTTCCACAGAGGACCAATGCATTCCTTACTGTTTGCTGGTTTAATGCCTTTTCTTTTATCCTGGTTGGTACTAAAATTTTATAAATCTGGAATTTATAACAATCCCTATTACAAGAAAATTAGTTTTGTATTAGCTTCTCTTTTGTTTATTGCTATTGCTGGGATTCTTTCATTTTTGGTCATTTATCTGGTTCAATGGAATGGAATTTTTGTTCCTATATTATTGATTATTGGATTATTCTTTCTAATAAAGACGATATACAATAATTATGTATGTAAAAATCAAGATGCTCCATCGGCAAGTTATTTTGAATGGACGGGACTGTTTTTTTTATCTATTGTAACACATCCACTATTAGATGCATTAACCACCTTTGGAACTCAACTTTTTTGGCCCTTCTCAAATTATAGAGTTGCTATTTCCAACATCGCCATTCTGGATCCAATCTATACACTTCCTTTTTTGGGAACAGTAATTGCTTGTGGACTTTTTGATAAATCCGATCGAAGACGTTCTCAAATTAACTGGATTGGAATTTGTGTTAGCTCAGCATATATGATGGGTACATTAATTACTAAAAATCATGTAGACCAAGTTATGAAAATGAGCCTGGAAAAACAACAGATCCAAGTTGACAAATCAATGTCTTGTCCAACCATTTTAAATAACATCTTATGGTTTGCGATTGCTAAAAAAGATACTAGTTATTATTGCGGTTATTATTCTATTTTTGACAAAGAAGCTAAAATAGATTCGATATACAGAATAGATCAGAATAAAAAATTATTAGCTCCTTATATTCAACAAAAAAGCCTTCAAATACTAACTTGGTTCAGTGCTGATTATTATAATGCTATGGATATGGGTAATGATAAAATACAGTATAATGACTTGCGTTATGGTACATTTTCATTTCGTTTTGATCGACCAAAAGATTATATTTTTCACTTTAATTTAGTCAAAAAAGGTAATGAAATACAAGTAAGTTCAGAACGAGATAGACCGGTTCAATCCAGAGCCGAATTAATACAATTTTGGAACAGAATCAAAGGATATTAA
- a CDS encoding YitT family protein has product MRKKQLTNNIEWNKVWNIPNQFQIILGIIFAVLAMKGFLIPNRFLDGGITGISILLHELFHINISFLVICLNGIFIYLGYRWIGKTFAVHTAIAVILLSIGLLFVEINPITSDKLLIAIFGGILMGTGVGLVIRGGGVIDGAEVIAVFTKRKIGFSNSEIIMLFNIMIFSVAAIEFGIETAMYSIITYFTASKATHYVVYGIEEYTSINIVSTKHEEVKNLLANVMGKGITVYKGERGYLPGSYSIKADCEIIVTIVTRLEIKQIEDAVILLDPKAFIYIQSIKEATGGILKVRYHAK; this is encoded by the coding sequence ATGCGAAAGAAACAATTAACCAATAATATAGAGTGGAATAAAGTTTGGAATATTCCGAATCAATTTCAAATCATACTAGGAATTATTTTTGCTGTCTTAGCCATGAAGGGATTTCTTATTCCGAATCGGTTTTTAGATGGGGGAATTACAGGGATTTCGATCTTGTTACATGAGTTGTTTCATATTAATATTAGTTTTTTAGTAATCTGCTTAAATGGTATCTTCATATATCTGGGATACAGATGGATTGGCAAAACCTTTGCTGTCCATACAGCAATCGCAGTCATTCTATTATCAATAGGTTTACTTTTTGTTGAGATAAATCCCATTACAAGTGACAAATTATTGATAGCCATTTTTGGAGGTATATTAATGGGAACTGGCGTAGGTTTAGTTATCAGGGGTGGCGGTGTTATTGATGGTGCAGAGGTTATAGCAGTATTTACAAAAAGAAAAATTGGATTTTCCAATAGTGAAATAATTATGCTATTCAATATCATGATATTCTCTGTAGCTGCTATTGAATTTGGTATAGAAACTGCGATGTATTCGATTATCACATATTTCACGGCATCTAAAGCAACGCATTATGTAGTGTATGGTATTGAAGAATATACATCCATTAATATTGTTTCAACTAAGCACGAGGAAGTAAAAAATCTCCTTGCTAATGTAATGGGTAAAGGAATTACTGTTTACAAAGGAGAGCGTGGATATTTACCAGGTAGTTATAGTATTAAAGCTGATTGCGAAATCATTGTTACCATAGTTACCCGATTAGAAATAAAACAAATTGAAGATGCTGTGATCTTATTAGATCCTAAAGCTTTCATCTACATTCAAAGTATCAAAGAAGCAACTGGTGGTATTTTAAAAGTAAGATACCATGCAAAATAA
- a CDS encoding NAD(P)/FAD-dependent oxidoreductase produces the protein MPLNIPESSDPRIVIVGAGFAGFCLAKKLSGKGFQIVLLDRNNYHQFQPLYYQVAMSGLEPSSICFPLRRSFQNEKDFFVRVAEVSRIIPAQKQIESSMGVIRYDILVLAMGAKTNYYDNKNFEKNTIPLKSVAESLFLRNCILRDLETAVMSFAGTDISPLLDIVIVGGGPTGVELAGALAEMKLHILPKDYPDLDSSQMNIHLVSSPDRLLANMSAPSSEKAKQYLIHLGVHLHLSQRVQKIDDGLVYLQNGEILKANKVIWAAGVVAATIPGIPSESITIGGRIEVNQFCQVVGDTNIYAIGDIACMKTEDYPEGHPQVAPGALQQANWLAAHLISKGSKAIGFKYFDKGNMATVGRHKAVVDFRKYHFSGFVAWIMWLFVHIYYLIGVKNKLIVMLNWIWGYLFYDQALRLLITPKKETHNLD, from the coding sequence ATGCCATTAAATATTCCTGAAAGTTCTGATCCAAGAATCGTTATTGTTGGAGCTGGTTTTGCTGGATTTTGTTTGGCAAAAAAACTATCAGGAAAAGGATTTCAAATTGTTTTGTTAGATAGGAATAATTATCATCAATTTCAACCGCTTTATTATCAAGTTGCCATGTCTGGTTTAGAGCCCAGTTCTATCTGTTTTCCGTTGCGGAGAAGTTTTCAAAATGAAAAAGATTTTTTTGTTAGAGTTGCTGAGGTGAGCAGAATTATCCCGGCGCAAAAACAAATTGAATCGAGTATGGGAGTTATTCGATATGATATTTTAGTATTAGCGATGGGGGCTAAAACAAATTATTATGATAACAAAAATTTTGAAAAAAATACAATTCCACTTAAGTCAGTAGCTGAATCATTATTTTTAAGAAACTGTATACTTCGAGATTTAGAGACGGCTGTAATGTCATTTGCTGGCACTGACATATCTCCACTTTTAGATATTGTTATTGTGGGCGGTGGACCTACTGGAGTAGAATTGGCTGGTGCCTTAGCAGAAATGAAATTACATATTTTACCTAAAGATTACCCAGATTTGGATTCATCACAGATGAATATTCATTTAGTGAGTAGTCCTGATCGATTGCTTGCAAATATGTCTGCTCCTTCTTCTGAAAAAGCAAAGCAATATTTAATTCATCTAGGTGTTCATTTACATTTATCCCAACGTGTTCAAAAAATAGATGATGGCTTAGTGTATTTACAAAATGGTGAAATTCTCAAAGCAAATAAAGTAATTTGGGCAGCTGGTGTTGTGGCTGCGACTATTCCTGGAATTCCATCTGAAAGCATAACAATTGGTGGAAGAATTGAGGTCAATCAATTTTGTCAGGTCGTTGGAGATACAAATATTTACGCCATTGGCGATATTGCTTGCATGAAAACTGAAGATTATCCTGAAGGTCATCCTCAAGTAGCTCCTGGTGCACTTCAACAAGCAAATTGGTTAGCAGCACATTTAATATCAAAAGGTTCTAAAGCAATTGGTTTTAAATATTTCGATAAAGGTAACATGGCAACAGTAGGAAGGCATAAAGCCGTTGTCGATTTTAGAAAATATCACTTTAGTGGATTTGTAGCCTGGATCATGTGGCTTTTTGTACATATATATTATTTAATAGGTGTTAAAAACAAATTGATTGTCATGCTGAATTGGATATGGGGATATTTATTTTATGACCAAGCTTTACGTTTACTGATAACACCTAAAAAGGAAACCCATAATTTAGATTAA
- the rnc gene encoding ribonuclease III — protein MLGPIFRLFKKANHKFFSKDKFFVQRLHHVLGFTPSNLHLFKVAFYHKSTINNQGNEKTSIFQSNERLEYLGDALLSFVIAEYLFKKYPSANEGFLTKMRSKIVKRKMLNYLAEKMGLDHLMMEFNQTAISQSMLGNALEALIGAIYLEKGFDFTRNYLLKEIVRKYVDMNHLELYDDNFKSQLLEWCQKNTKEIDFRVISKFKTDKRDRFKIGVFINGIEIATAEDFNKKNAEQVASEIAITQLGITPPE, from the coding sequence ATGTTAGGACCCATTTTTAGACTATTTAAAAAAGCAAACCATAAATTTTTTTCGAAAGATAAATTTTTTGTTCAGCGTTTACATCATGTTCTAGGCTTTACTCCTTCCAATTTACATCTCTTTAAAGTTGCTTTCTATCACAAATCTACCATCAATAATCAGGGAAATGAAAAAACCAGTATTTTTCAATCCAATGAAAGACTTGAATACTTAGGTGATGCCCTGCTCAGTTTTGTAATCGCTGAATATCTGTTTAAAAAATATCCAAGTGCCAATGAAGGATTTTTGACTAAAATGAGGTCTAAAATAGTAAAGCGTAAAATGCTTAACTATTTAGCTGAAAAAATGGGACTTGACCACCTAATGATGGAATTTAATCAAACAGCTATTTCCCAATCCATGCTTGGAAATGCATTGGAGGCTTTAATTGGTGCAATTTATTTAGAAAAAGGTTTTGACTTTACCAGAAATTATCTCTTAAAAGAAATAGTTCGCAAATATGTTGATATGAATCATCTGGAATTGTATGATGATAATTTTAAAAGCCAACTATTAGAGTGGTGTCAAAAAAATACCAAAGAAATTGATTTTAGAGTTATTTCTAAATTCAAAACAGATAAAAGAGACCGATTTAAAATTGGTGTTTTTATTAATGGAATTGAAATAGCAACAGCAGAAGATTTTAATAAAAAAAACGCAGAACAGGTTGCATCAGAAATTGCTATAACTCAATTAGGTATTACCCCACCAGAGTAG